Part of the Suricata suricatta isolate VVHF042 chromosome 8, meerkat_22Aug2017_6uvM2_HiC, whole genome shotgun sequence genome, gaggtgtCCAAGTCAAACACTTGAtgggcttttaaaattaattaatttatttatttattaagtttttttaatgttttgttttatttatttttgaaagagagacagcatgagcagaggagggtcagagagagaggaagatacagaatctgaagcaggctccaggctctgagctgtcagcacagagcctgatgtggggcctgaacccacagaccgtgagatcatgacctgagccaaagtcgaacgctcaactgacagagccacccaggagccccaatggGTTTAAAACATAGAGCAACTCCACGGCTTTGATGGGGAGGACTTGGGATGCCATCCCCAGGGGCTTGGTGACAGGAGCCATCTTGGGTTGCCAGCTGGGTGATTGCTGTATCTTTGGTCTGAGGAGACCTAACATCGGGGAGGATAGAGCGGAGAACAGGATAGGAGGCAGTGGGTGAGAAGACATGGGACTTACTGGAACAGCGGCTCTGCGGATGGACTGAGAGACACTAGGAGTCAGGGGTTGAAGCTCCTGGACAGGACTGGGgcaataaaagagaatttttttatattgataacGAGTGGAGTCAATGGCAGGCATTGCTTTGGAGTAGGCTGCCTTGTTTTGACTTTAATCTGCTTAGCCCTGGAATCCTTTCCTCCCAGGATGGACCAGTTCTGGGGGCTGTGGGGAGCTTCAGCTGGTCTGGAGGTGCCTTCCTGTACCCCCAAAATGTGAGCCCCACTTTCATCAGCATGTCTCAAGAGAATGTGGACATGAGGGACTCTTACCTGGGTGAGAAAAAGCTGTGGTTGGGGACACAGATGGGAGGGGATGAGCATCCTGGAAAGGGCAGGAGCTCAAGAGATGGGGTGGAAGCTTCTGTGCTGAGGCCTGCCCCTCCCACGCAGGTTACTCCACCGAGTTGGCCTTTGGGAAGGGGGTGAAGAGCCTGATCCTGGGGGCTCCCCGCCATCAGCATACTGGGAAGGTTGTCATCTTCACCCAAGAGTCTGGACGATGGAAACCAAAGGCTGAAGTTGCAGGGACCCAGGTTGGGTATAGAGTGGACACTGAGGGTGGCAGGGTCTCCAGGGATGGAGNNNNNNNNNNNNNNNNNNNNNNNNNNNNNNNNNNNNNNNNNNNNNNNNNNNNNNNNNNNNNNNNNNNNNNNNNNNNNNNNNNNNNNNNNNNNNNNNNNNNATGGAAACCAAAGGCTGAAGTTGCAGGGACCCAGGTTGGGTATAGAGTGGACACTGAGGGTGGCAGGGTCtccagggatggagagggaggagaTGAAGGGGTTTGGGGGCCCACAGGGTAAGTTTCCAGTGGCTGGGGAGATGCAGGCCCTGTCTCAGAAGGAGGTGCCTCTCGCAGAGACAGGCAGGGTGACTTCACGCTCTGCCCTCCAGATTGGCTCCTACTTTGGGGCCTCCCTCTGTACTGTGGATGTGGATAGAGACAGTAGCTCTGACCTGGTCCTCATTGGGGCTCCACATTACTACAAGCCGGCCTGGGGGGGCCAGGTGTCCGTGTGCCGCTTGCCCCAGGGGGTGAGTGACTGATGAGGCTTggtctgggtggggcctgggtgTGGGGTGGAGGGGTTGCCTGGCTTGGGACCTGACACTGGTGTTGTTCTGCAGACGGCTAGGTGGCAGTGTGAGGTCCTTCTGTGTGGGGAGCAGGGCCACCCGTGGGGCCGCTTTGGGGCAGCCCTGACAGTGCTGGGGGATGTGAATGGGGACAAGCTGACAGACGTGGCCATCGGGGCTCCAGGAGAGCAAGAGAACCGGGGTGCTGTCTACCTATTTCATGGAACCTCAGAACTGAGCATCAGCCCCTCCCATAGCCAGGTGAGGCCCCTCTCTGAATCCTCTGCCAGTTTCACCTCCTTTCCCATGTCTTGGGTGTGCCTGATGTCCGTGTGCTTCTTGTCATGGACCTTAATAGCAGCCATTCTCCTTTCAGGGGGTTATTGCTATGAATGTCACCAGGCCCAGCTAAACACAAATTCTCTGTCTTTCGTCCTTTGGCTCCAAACAGACTTCAGCCTGTTGTGGGCAGCTTAGTGGTTAAGTGACTGCAGGCCCTGGTCAAATGCCTAGCCGGCCATGTCAGCTGCGTGGCCTTAGGCAGTGATTGGCTTAACCTctgtgagccttagtttccttctaTGAAACATTAAATGATAAGCTCCATAGGCTTCTTGTAAAGATGACTCAATGGAGTACTAAGTACTctgttcatcaaatatttatgaaggaaCATACAAACGCTGAGTAAATTAATCTATTATGTTTCTGTTGTTacactttcattttctcattagcCTGTACCCTACATGAGTTGGACCAAAGgaactctcctctctctgtctgggGTCCCTGGGGTCCATGGGGTCTCACTACACTTGCTTTCCGTTCCTACCCCTTTATCactccttttccatttttccttccagtTCTGCTTTTGCTGTGGCCTCCTTTCCAAATCTTCCTTTTCAAATCTTTCAAATGACTGTCCCTTGACTTCCACTtgtcctttccctctctggccaGCGGATTGCAAGCTCCCAGCTCTCTCCCACACTCCAGTATTTTGGACAGTCGCTGAGTGGGGGTCAGGATCTCACCCAGGATGGACTAGTGGACCTGGCTGTGGGGGCCCGTGGACAGGTGCTGCTGCTCAGGTGATAACTCCCCACATCCCATCCTTGCCCTCGGTGTGTCCAGTTCAACAACCAACACCCCCCCCCCNNNNNNNNNNNNNNNNNNNNNNNNNNNNNNNNNNNNNNNNNNNNNNNNNNNNNNNNNNNNNNNNNNNNNNNNNNNNNNNNNNNNNNNNNNNNNNNNNNNNGTCAGCTCTTCTCCCGTGTCTTTGCCCCAGTCACCTAGAACTGCTAGTCACCCTTGGCCCTTTCATGTCCCCATAACTTTGCTCAAGGTCTTTCTTTTGCTTGGAATGGACTTACCACCTCCCTTCTGGAAAATTGCACTTAAAGACCCAACTCAAACATTACCTATCATAACATTGAAACATTTTCCCCTGGGAAGAAGGCATTCACATGGCTCTGTCCTCTAGTAGGTACATGGTTGGCCTTAGTGATGCTTGCAGAGGCCACTGCCAGAACCAAAAAGGCCTAAGGGGACTCACAGGAATCCTGGTTGGATCACTCAGGACAAAATGCAGTGGAAGGCCTTCcagataaatgaagaaaataaatgtggctATCCTAGGCCATTTAAGTAAATGTGAGGAAGGATGCGTGTGAACACAAGCCCCTGGAGTGGACATAAATGTCCCAGGCTGCAGGTGGGTTTCCATCCCTCCATAAACCCATCCATCCATTGCttccttcagtaaatatttacccTGTGACTGGCTGGGTCCTTGACTGGAGATACGCAGTTAACAGCCTATAATCCCTGCCTTCCCGGAGTTATCATCTAAGGTCTCAGTGGaatcaagcaaacaagcaaagggacCTGCACATTTCACCAGCAACCAGTGTACAGACCAGGCCAGCCATACAGAAACTCCATGGGCCCTACAGGTGTCCAACGGATGTGACTGTCAGTTTGATGATTaagaacatgggctttggagccaAGTCACCTGGGTTCACATTTCAGTCTACCACTTCCTACCCAACTAATTTAAGGCAAGTTACCAAACCTCTCTGGAGCCCTGTAGTTTCTTTAACATGAGGATGCTAATAACAGTGCCTGTAATAGAGCCGTGATGAAGTTGGCAGCAATGACATAAatgttagaatttatttttcccctcGGTGTGTTGTCCTTCCTCTATGCTCCTGATCCTAactgtttctctctgtgcttcagttttctcaccttAAAGCTTCAGTTCtaactctctttttaaatttgagtaaaTCACTCAGCTTCCCCAATCCTTGGAGAGGCACAGGAGTGTATGGGCATGAGCACAAGCTCTGGGGCCAGACCATCTGCGTGATTCACGGTGCTACCGCTTCCCAGCTCACGGACAGGGACAAGGTATTTAACCTCTTGATGTCTTTGTTGCTAAAAAAGCATGGTTAACAATAACTATGTCATAGAGTTATTCGAAAGATTAAATGAATgtaaatacatgtaaagtacATTGAAAATGCCTGTTATATCATAAGTACACATACTGTACGCTCTTATTCTAAGTTTCACTATTCTCCCCTGGATAGAAGGGGAAATCAGGACATGGATTTGGAAGGGCAATGAcatgtgctcgcttcggcagcacatatactaaaattggaaggGCAATGACACACTGTTTGATCACCAACCCCAACCGAGTTCCCCTCAAATTTCATGTGTCAGCAGCAACAGCAGTAGCAAACTCTGTCCCATGGCAATATTATAAGCTTCTGACCAACTCTCTAAACCTCTGGAGTTTAGCAAGATATGCAGAGCCCCTTGCCCTGCTTCTAGCCTGGCCTGCCCCCGCTCTTCTACCCACTTGCAGAACTGAGAGCCacagccctgcattggcctctccTCGGGCTGCTACAGCCTTGGCCTCTTAGAGACTTTCCGAGCAGCTTCTCACACCTCTGCTCTCCTTTTGGTTTGGCGAAAACCTGACCTTCTATTTCCTCTGTGTGGTGACAAACCATATTCCCCACTTCAGAGTGGCTCAAAAAGCCTCAATCTTAACCTAGTTAGTTTCACCTCCGCACACTTACATTTAGTACCAGAAAGAGAATTGGCTTAATGTTAAAGGAAGCGTGCACcttggggaaagaggaaggggtgCACAATGGTGGCAAACGTGTGTCCGATGAGTAGTCCAATTCATCAGAGAGGAAGCAAGAAGTAGATGGTATGTGGTATTATGGTATAGATAAGTGCATGGCTGGTCACAAGTCCTTCCATGTGAGGAATCAGAGGGGATAGTTTAGATACCCATCCTTTAGACAGCAGGCTGGGCAGCCATGGGAGGTCCTAGACTTGGAGGAAGGTCAGAGGTCAGAAGGGAGGGTAGATAATCAATACCTGCTGATCACCATGTAGACAGCATATTGCACGGGGAGCTCCAGCTGGAAGGTGGTCTTGCTGGACGTAGGCTTATTATTCTCACtggagagaggggcggggagagccCATTGTGAAGGAATCCAGGAGACAAATCTCTGACTAGGGCATGAGATGCAAGAGTCAGAGCTACCCTTGGACTTACCTGCGTGCATTGGCCCTCAGAAGCAACTTGTCTCCTAGGGTGGCCTTGTAGGAGACATCAAATGTGATTAGGAAGGTGCCctgagaggaaaagaatgaaagaatgggGATGAGGAAGgtcatgggggagggagggaaggaaatggatGAGGACAAAGGAGCAGAGTGATGAGGATTTGGGGGGAAACACTCACCTTAGTGCCCTCGTGGAAGATGGGATGGTTGACGCTACAGTTTCCGCTCCTCAGGCTCTCATTCCCCGTGGGCTCTGCCTCACATGCCAGGCGCAGTGAACGCTGGTGTGGTTGcttccagaggaagaaaacaaattcaaacaTGTTACCCATGTGCATACATGTGCTAGACATATAACATTGGTGTCATTGCAGAGCAAAGGGCTAAAGAAgggcttttcaacaaatggtcctaGGAAAATTGGCCtataccaaacaaaataaaactaacaaaaaagcaaacagtaTTGGATCCCTACTTCACTccatacatcaaaataaattccaactAGATAAAAATTTAACATGAAAATGCACAATtatagagcttttaaaatataatacaaggaATTTTATTCATAACCTTGGAGTAGGGAAGTATTTCTTACACAAGACCCACACAATAAAAACACCTACTACAAAGGGAAAGATTTGATAAATTCAACCACAATTAAATCAAGACATTTGGCTTATCAAGAGACACTATACAGATATTGAAAAGACAGGCAACAGGACTGGAAAGTATGCTTAAATACATAATACTGGAAAAGTATTAGTAATAAGGATattaaagaactcttacaattagaaaaagaaggacaACTCAATAGATGAATAAGGAAAAGACTTGGACAAACACTtcctaaaagaagaagaaatcaaaatcgccaggaaataatgaaaatttggtCAACTTCATTAAagggatgtaaattaaaactgcAAGGAGTATATCACCAGAGACATTTTGAAGTCTGACAATGCCAAGTGTTGGAGTGGATGGAAAGACACAGGAACTCTAATACACTGCTGATGGAAGTGCAAATAGGTGGAAATGGTTTGGCTTTACTTATTATAATTGAAAATACACATACCCAATGATTCAGAAATTCTATATCTGCTATACACCTTCCAAATCTTATGCATAGGTGCACCAAGGTACATGCTCAAGAATAGTCATGGCCAATTACAGAGAACAACTCAAATGACCATCAATTGTAAATTGGTAAATCAGTTGtggtacattcatacaatggGATTCCATATAGCAATACAAATGTTTTACAGCCACAAGGAACAACGTGGATGAATTTCACAAACATatgttgaagaaatgaataaatatacaaaagaacaTATCACATGTTTCCAttcatataaatttcaaatattggCAAAACTCAATGGCTTTACCTAATAAACAGCAATCACTATTCTGACCTGTGATAATCAATTCCTAATATACTTTAGTGATTACCTTTGGGGAGACAGTGAAGTTATGAGTAAAGGCACAGGAAGGACATCTCAGGGGGCGCTGGCCGTTTATTGTTTCTTGACCCAATGCTAATTACATAGACATTtccttaatattatttattaaactaTACATATGCTTTATGcacctttcactctctctcacttcctcccttACTCCATTCCTCTCTGACTCtgggactgtgtgtgtgtctgtgcgcctgcctgtgtgtgtgtgtgtgtgtgtgtgtgtgtgtgtgtatgtatatgtgtgtatatatatatacacacacatatatatatatatatatatttcatcatagaagaattaaaaggaaactaCTATAACGCAGAGCAGGAAAGAGATTCCAACAACTAGAGCCCAAGGGAGCTATTTACCTGGGTTGCTAACACTCGTCGATAGGACAGCCCTGCTGGGTAGTAGAAGCTGATCACAGTGCCATAGGAATCCTCACCCTCATTCCACAGAGTCACTGTCACATTAAGCTCCAAGGAGCTCCCTACCACCAGGGTCTGcaggctggaggaggaaggacaAAACTGAAAAGGGGGCTCCATTGGAAATGGGTTGGANNNNNNNNNNNNNNNNNNNNNNNNNNNNNNNNNNNNNNNNNNNNNNNNNNNNNNNNNNNNNNNNNNNNNNNNNNNNNNNNNNNNNNNNNNNNNNNNNNNNTTACCTGGGTTGCTAACACTCGTCGATAGGACAGCCCTGCTGGGTAGTAGAAGCTGATCACAGTGCCATAGGAATCCTCACCCTCATTCCACAGAGTCACTGTCACATTAAGCTCCAAGGAGCTCCCTACCACCAGGGTCTGcaggctggaggaggaaggacaAAACTGAAAAGGGGGCTCCATTGGAAATGGGTTGGAATTGGATCAGGGGTAGGGGCGGGTCTGTGggaactcatgaactaggagcTGAGaacattccaataaaaatttctttgttaGAAGGAGAGCCAAAGGGAAAGATAAGTATATCTCATCCTATGAGGATGGGAGACCCAAAAGCTTAAGTGTCTAGAAATGAGCTCACCCTGAGGAGCTGAGACTGACCCTCAGATCCCCTTCACAGACGTGGTCTTGTCCACAATTCTTCTCAAAGGGGAGCTGCAGCAAAACACAATATTCTCTTCCCATCCATGTCACAATGTTTCTCCATTCCCCCCATTAGGAGCAGTCCTCCAAATAATAAGTAATACTCAGTAATGAGTATTACTGAGCA contains:
- the LOC115297840 gene encoding integrin alpha-D-like; translated protein: MGREYCVLLQLPFEKNCGQDHVCEGDLRVSLSSSGLQTLVVGSSLELNVTVTLWNEGEDSYGTVISFYYPAGLSYRRVLATQQPHQRSLRLACEAEPTGNESLRSGNCSVNHPIFHEGTKGTFLITFDVSYKATLGDKLLLRANARSENNKPTSSKTTFQLELPVQYAVYMVISRY
- the LOC115297839 gene encoding integrin alpha-D-like; protein product: MDIVFLIDGSGSIDQDDFKQMKDFVIAVMGQFKGTNTLFSLMQYSNHLQIHFTFTDFQSSPSPRSLVDPIVQLNGLTFTATGIRTVVKELFHGKNGARESAKKILIVITDGQKYKDPLEYSDVIPQAEKAGVTRYAIGVGHAFQEPTAKEELNTIASLPSQDHVFKVDNFAALRSVQVQLQEKIFAVEGTQSRTSSSFQHEMSQEGFSSVLTMDGPVLGAVGSFSWSGGAFLYPQNVSPTFISMSQENVDMRDSYLGYSTELAFGKGVKSLILGAPRHQHTGKVVIFTQESGRWKPKAEVAGTQIGSYFGASLCTVDVDRDSSSDLVLIGAPHYYKPAWGGQVSVCRLPQGTARWQCEVLLCGEQGHPWGRFGAALTVLGDVNGDKLTDVAIGAPGEQENRGAVYLFHGTSELSISPSHSQRIASSQLSPTLQYFGQSLSGGQDLTQDGLVDLAVGARGQVLLLR